ATATCCCGAGCCTCAGTAAACCAACATTTACCTTCAGAAAGCGCTAATAACCAAGGTTTGAGCTTACTCCAGTGAGCGCTGTGATCATCGATCATTTGATTGCGCTCTTTGATTTTACCTGACGCATCCAGCTTAGTCAGCTCTTTTACTAGCCTATCGGATTCGACCAACCATGCGCTCCAGTCGGCTTGCGTCCAACGTATGTTTGAGGGTAACTCTGCATCCGTCGGAAGCTTGTGGTCCAAGTCAATAAATATCATTTACCAGCACTCTCTCGCAAGATTTCGTCAATGATTGAATCGGCAATGGCATCTTGTTCCACTTGCTCTTGCCGAGTCAGTGTAGGTTTTCGGAAGCGCCGATGCTGTGCCATCTTACGCACAAAAAGAGCGTAGTCTGGGTCGCGAAAATCGGCATTCGAGAATCCTAGGTCGGCCAACTCGGCTGACAATCTACTGAGCTCAGCGTCATCTTCCAGTGTACGAGGAATCTTCACGAATAGTTCATTGCGCCTAAACAATCGGCGCTCAGTTTCGATATCCAGCGTCGATGAGAGCCCGAACAGCTCGCTTTTGAGTAAACCAGTCACCCCCATGCCTTGCGGGTGTTCATCTGGCATGTCCACCACCGTCCGCTGACCATCACGGCGTAGTATGTGCACCTGTTCGCGCTTTAGACTTCCCACCATCATCGGGTCGTGTGTGGTGATGAGAATTTGTGACTCGCCTTGTGCTAGTGTGGCACCATCCGATGCTAACACACCCTCAATATCATCGAAGTAGCGTAATTTCCAGATCGGGTTGAGATGCGTGTCCGGTTCGTCAAGTAAAAACAGGCAATGGTCTTCACGGGTGATGCGCATCAGACCCAACACAGTGAGCATTTGTAACTCACCTTCGGAAAGCTGAGTAAAACTCACTTTGCCTCCATGCTCGTCTCGTTTTTTGACGGTGATGCGCACTTCGTCGATCAGGTCGCCAATGTAGGCACCCTCGGCGTAACGGAAAAAACTGTCTGTGCCGCCGACTAGGTCGCCCAATTGTTTAAGCTTGTCCTGGCTCGGCACAAATAAGTATAGCTGCTTTTGTTTTTCGCTACGGCCACGGAAATCGATTTGCTTAGTGGCTTCTTGTTCAATTGGTGCCCAGGCCACTTGCCAAAGTTTGTCCAAGAATTCACTCACCACATTGCCACGCGCATACCAAAAGCGTGGATTACCCTCATTGAGGTCGTTCTCGTCGAATTTGCCGTTTTTTCGTTTTTCACGCAAACGATGCGGCTCTTTCAACACGAACAGAGCGGATTCTAGTGACTCGATATGCAGGTTTTTCAGTACCTTCTGAAATACTGGGTCATCTGATAATAAACACGCGAGCAGTACCAATTGGCTGTGTCCTCCACGGCAGTAGAACAAACGGCGAAGAGTGTCATCTCCAAATCGTTTGGAGCGGTTTTCGATGTCCGCGTGTAGCTTGGCTGCAGCATCTGCGTCAAACTCAGAATTGCGATACAGACTTGCCAATGCATTCCCACTCAGTTTTTCTGAGGCAGTAAATTCTTGCTGGCGGTTGAAGCGGCGCTGGTGCTCCTCAAACAGCGCTTCCATACGCTCGTTACGACCCGAGTAATAGGCAAAAATATGCGAAGGTAGTAGTTCGCGGTTTTTCAGTAAGTAACCCTGTGTCTCCGCCTTGCCATCCACCCATACATACGGGCGCTTTTGTCTGGTGGTATCGGCTACCAAGCGTACCTCATGGCCGCGAATGCTGTAAGTCAGTGCGAAATCGAAAGCCGCTTCGCGATCGAGATCAACATCACGAAAAATGGTAATCAGCGCCTCGATCAAATTCGACTTGCCAGTGCCATTTTGACCAATCAGGGCGTGACTTCGAATAGGTCTACGCAGAACATCTGTTGCGCTTTCTTTAGATACAGGTAAATACGACTCGAATGTGATGTCGAGTTCGTGCAGATTTCTGAAAGCATGGATGCGAACATGTTGCAACTGCATATCAGACGCTCACTGGGTTGGGTTGCTTTTCGCGCATTTCAGCCACTGCGGGCTCCAAAATCCAGCCTTGTTCCACCTCTGTTTTCAACTGCGCGTAAAACGCGTCGATTTCGCCGCCAAAGCGTTGCCATAGATCTTTGGCTGGCATTCCGCTGTTGTGTCGAACCAAAATGGTAGCTAGCGGGGCTTGGGCTTTGATATCCGGCGCTTTGCCCAAGTGTAGTGCGGCAATCAATTCGGTTTGCGGAGCTTTCATGGATTCCTCTTTTTGTTCGATGGCGATACCAGTGATGTTTGCAACCGAGGTATCGGCAAGCAATTTTCCAACCTCTTGCGCCTTTTTATGCGTATTCATTAGTACATCACAGAGTGCATTGATCTCTTTAATTCTTAAAAGGATACGTTTGATTTCGGCTTTTGGTGGCAAGGGGACTAGCACTGATTGGAGAATTTCGAGATTTATATTTTTTTGAGCTGTTGAAGGCGCAAACGCCAGTAGTCGCTCTCTCGCTGTCTTCATAAAAAGCAGAAAATACTCTACCTCGTCACGTATTTCGGACGCTGGTACAAATCCGACAATGCTATCTGGGAAGCACGCATCAAATCCAAGAATTGCCGCATCCGCTATGTTCGCTGCAATGGTTATACAAAGTGTACCCTTTGGCCAAAGTTTGCTTTGAGCCAACCCGATGTCACTGTATTTGGAATGATATTCGTTTATTACGTCATTCGCGCGTGCCACTTCACCAGTTTGCACGAGCGGATAGATGCCAGGGGTGAAAAGTTTTGGATCATTCCGAGGTCTGTGTTTTGACTTACCTCTTCCAAACAATCCAACCTCGGGGAATCGAGCCCAAGCCCAGCCACGTGGCAACTCAAATGGTACCTCGGTAAGATCAATCTCAGGAATCGGCTTTGGACGTTTCATTTCGCCTTTCAAAACCATTTCTTTATGTTCAAGTGCGATACGGTAGAGTAAATTACTTGCAGGTTCGTCATCGTCGCACTGTTCTGTTAAAAGACCTCGTACGGCCAAGTCCATCGTAAATTGACGGAGATCAATTACATCCTCCGGCGTATGAAACAGTCGCGTGAAGTTATCGGACAGGCGCGCCCAGCTGTTTTGTAGGTCAGGTGGATTGACGGCTCTGGCGATGGCTTGAAGTGTCGATTGACGAAGGTTGTTCTGCAGCTTGCGGCGTGCTTGCTGTTGAGCTTCCAACTTGTCGCATAAATTCATTATTTCATCGACCTTTGCGACAATTCGGGCTTGTTCCTTGGTAGGGGGAAGTCCAACAAATGTCGCAACGATTTTCTCTTTGGAGATATTAGGTTGAGCACCGCCAACACCTAATCCGATGAAATGCCTTTTCATTGCACGTAGCGTGATCAACAAGAAGCGATTGTTTAATCCTTCATACGGCGTGCATGCACACACTGCCTGGTTCGTTGTACTTTCGATGCCAGTAATCGAAGTTTGTCCAATATTTGCACCATACATTGCGATCAGAACATCGCCTGGTACATTCAAACGAAGTGAGCATTCTTTTATTGCAAGATCGGAGACAAATTCTTCAGACTTTGTAATGTAGTCTGACTTCAGCTCGCCAGATTTGAACCAGGGGATACGTCCGCCGTAATATAGCGAGTTGCTGCGTAATGGCGTTGAACCAGCTCCCCAGTCACCCAACTCTCCAAGTTCTGCCCAGACCCAGCCTATTGAAAGGGAATCTTCTTTCAATGGTCGGCGTCCGTTGATCTTTTTAGCTAACCAACCTCGTTTCTTTAAATTTCTGTTGGCAGCAGTCTGGCGCATACGCTCAAGCAAAATTTCTGCATGTTCATCTACAGCGGTTTGTTGAACAAGTTTGCCGGTCACTGCGAAGTACAAAACTAAGTCACGCAACTGTGCCATGCCTCCTGGTGCATTGGCAATATGCCCAAACTCCGCCAAAAACTGCTGCGCGTCCATCAAACGTTCTCACTTATGAAGTGATGCGCCAGTGCGGCAGCCAGTTCGCTTTTTAGTTGGTTTTCGGTTTCTTCTATTTCACCTAGAAGCTTTTTGTATTTCTCCAGCAGAAGGTCGGGGTCATGAATTTCTTCTTCCAGCACATTGGGGTTGTTGATGTCAAGATTATAGATCGCCCAGTAAATGCGATCGCCCGCTGCCTTGGCGTCACGCGCTTGCAGACGTAGAGAGCTAGCTTTGGTGCGTTGTTCGGCAATCTGAATGTCGATTTTCTCACGATGTTTGATGTCATTAGTGCCGGCTGTACTCTTGCGCAATTTCGTTACTTCGCTCTCCAATTCAGCGGCCTGGTCATTCAATTCCTTGGCTCGATGCCAGTGTGGGTGCGCTGAAGTATCGGCCTGCTTACGCTTGGCTTTGAAATCCACTTTCCAGGCAAATTCGTTTTCTACGCGGTCGGCAAAGTCGTTGGCTTCATCTCCCCACCATTCTTTCTCGGGCTTGAATTCTTCCAAGCGGATAGGTTTACTTTTGGAATAGCTCTTGTATCCCTTTGGATAAGCATGTTCGTAAAACCAAATCGTGTCGGTGTGAAAGTGCTCGCTGTCGTCTTCCAGCGTTGCACCCTTTGTGAAAAACAGCAGGTTGGTTTTAATAGTGGTGTAGGGCGCGAATACCCCTTTGGGTAAGCGGATGATGGTATGCAGCTTGCACTGTTGCATTAAGCGCTTTTTGATTTCTGCCTTGATGCCGTCACCAAAGAGAAATCCGTCTGGCAAGACAACTGCAGCACGTCCATCTTCCTCAAGTAACTTTACAATAAGCTGCATGAAGAGATCGGCAGTTTCCTTTGTTGGGTGGTGATAGCCAGCCCCCACACTGTCGTCTTCATAGCCGCCAAACGGTGGGTTGGTGACGATGCAGTGAACTCGCTGGTCGGCACGCCAATCGTTCCATCCCACGCTCAAGGTGTTGCTGCGCTTGATCTGACTGGGCACATCTATGCCGTGCAGCAGCAAGTTAGTGGTGCACAGCAGGTGCGGCAATTGTTTTTTTTCGATGCCGCCAATCAGGGTTTCGATAGCTCGTTTGTCTTCGGCGCTGGATTTTTTGCTCAACTGGTTACGGAAATGGTCGATCACTGCGGTCAAAAAGCCGCCAGTGCCGCAGGCAGGATCGAGCACGGTTTCGCGTTTGTCTAGACGCGGATTAACTCGATCCACCATAAACTGAGTAATCGCGCGTGGGGTGTAGAACTCACCCGCATTTCCGGCGCCGCGCAGGTCGTTGAGTAATTGTTCGTACACATCGCCCAACTGGGCACGCTCTTTAAAATCATCGAAGTGAATTGCTTCTTCAAGTTTTTCTATCACGGCCAGCAGTTGGGTGCCGGATTTCATGTAGTTATTGGCGTCTTCAAAAACGCTGCGAATCACAGCATGCTGCAAACTCTCGTTTGCATTAAGGTCTTTAAGCTGGGGAAACAGCTTATTGTTGACGAAATCTATGATGGCGTTAGGTCTTATTTGCGGGTGCTTTTTTCCGTCTTTGCTCGGCACGTAGGCTGCCCAGTTCCTCCAACGAAAGTCTTCGGGTAAAGGAGACATGTATTTCTTACCGTTGTCCTTGACGTCATCTTCCCACTCCCGTTCGCGTTGATCGAAAACTTTAAGGAATAGCATCCAGGTGAGCTGACCCAAGCGCTGGGCATCGCCGTCGACACCGTCATCCTTGCGCATGATGTCTTGTATGGACTTGATAGTGCTGCTGAGATTCATCGTTTCATTCGCTTATCTTTTGGCTTAACATATCATCAATCTTGTTTCAGTTATGGGCTACAACTGGGCACTTGTGCGAGTTTGAAATCGCACCCCACCGGTTGTGTCAGGCCAGTGCGGTCGTTAATTAAGAGGCCATGGCAACTGCTCTTGATAATAAACGAGGTATCCGGCACTTCGGCATCGTCCAAAGCGTCCTGAGTACCATTTCCAACTGAAAATTTGGCTTGTTTAGTCTCGAAACAATGACATTTGGTATATTAAGACTTGCATAGAACACAGAAGCTACATAATTTGGCCAACTCTTGGCGTCCTGAATGGCCGGTGTGAAGGGATTAATGCAGTTGTCGTCCTCGTTGCGCTCGTATTTGTTCATAGATGAGTTACTCACACTAAGCAAGGTCCTGTTTGTCTTCTGCACCGCCTGCTCGCACCCAGTCGTCCACTTCTGATAGCTTGAATTTCCATAATCTACCGATACGGTTCGCAGGTAGACCCTTATGCTCGCGCCAGCGATAGACGGTTTCCTTAACTACTCCCAGATGTTGGGCAACTTGTTCGGCAGTAACCCACGGTTCAGTGTTCATAGCATTCTTAAGGCGTTGGCGTTCAAAGTAGTCCAAAATCGTTGAAAGTCTAACAGAATTGAAGTTTGCTAGCCATAAAGAGTGGCCTATTAGCTATCAACTCCTGAATGGGGAATCCGTCAGAATGCTTTTAAGCAATAATTCGTAGTTTTCTAATAAATAATCAGCGTTTTCCAAATATTTTCGCATTACGGCTCGATTAGTCGAATTATTTCCGAAATTACTCCATCATAGGAGAGTTCTCGGCCAAGGACTTCTTGTTTTTGTAATACAGTTTTTGCCAAAGATTGAATAGTGTACAAATAGTGGCTGGAACTAAAATTTCCACAAAACCCCATACCCGTCATTGGTAAAAATGTTTGCTCGAAGTACTCCCCCAAGACCTGTGCAATACCATGTAGATAGAACCAAAAGCCCATGACTATTAGACAATCAGTTGCGTACAGATAAAAGCCAAAGGCTAGTCTATTTTGTAAGTCAGATTTATTGGCAAGACGAATGCAAATGGTTAATACGGCCAGGCCTTCCAGGCTTCCATGAGCCACTAAAGCTTTACATCGTTTCTTTATCCAGCGGGGATCTTGGATCGTTTGCGGAAAATGTAACATCCGCAGCAAAAGTTCGTCCCCTAGCTTTGTAGTGGTTCCAAGTAGTGTCCTGGCGGTCTCAGCTTCTGATTTATCTAATCGAAGGGCATTCCATAAAGGGCATTTAAAAATTGCCTCCGTACCAGGAACTCTTTCTTCAGCCAAATGCACCACGTTTGCTATGGGCTTGTGGTGACCATTTTTATAGTCGTTCCATCGCCGCAGAATGCCAACGACATCTCTGCCACCATCAGGTTCATCAATGACTGGTTCAATTAATTGTTGTACAGCACTAATAGATTCAACGTCCAGGCTCATTTTTAACGAATGGAACCAGAAAATTGTCGCCAACCTAGTCGGAATTTTGTACTTAGGAACCTTATCAAATTTCGCGTCAGTGGATGCGAAAATTTCAGACTTGACGTTTTTTGTCTTATAAATCATAGGTTTATCTTAGATTTTTTCGAAAATTAGACAAAAATAGGCTAAAAAACGTCTCATAGTCAAGACTCAAACCATGCCATACCATTGTGAAGATAACCGTACAGGACTTGACATGGCTAACCAAGAGATTGAATCGCAGAGAGCGCCGTGTGTTGCGGATGAGCTTTTACAAACTCTGTCCAACAGATATGGCTCAGTTTTGAGTTCGAAGGCATTGATCAAGGAGCTTGGTTACCCATCTGCTGCATCTTTTCATCAGGCGCTGGCACGTGGCACCGTTCCTGTGCCGATATTTAAGATCGAACATCGCCGAGGGAGCTTTGCTCTTTCCCTAGATGTTGCCACATGGCTGAGCCGTCAACGGGCACAGGCAATTACTTCAGAATAAATAAGAGTTATCCGGTCTGTGAGTACCAGGATCGGTGTTGATATTCCACAAGCGAAGGAGATGATCATGTAAACGCCACGCAAACAAAAAAGCCACCGGTTCCCGCCAGTGGCTGCTTTTGTACTGAGGGAAGCCCTCAAATTTTTGCTTTCACTATTAATGTACTCGTCCATCGATTACGAGTCAAGGGCTTCCTTTTCCATTTGAAAAAAATGCCGATTCATCCGGCAGGAAAGGAATACCCATGCGCAACGCTATGCATTTGACTTTACCGCGTCTTAAAGAAATATTGCGCCGACAAGATCCCCCTAGTTGGGGAAGTAACTACGACCCCGCCATACGAGCAACCCGAGAAGAGGCACCCGCACGAAGCCGTTTTGCGCAAGTCTGGCATGAAAGGTTAGGCCGGTACTGCCACGTCTTATCCAATGTTGAACAGAAGGCTCTGCTTCTTGCACTGTTCAATTCGTCGCTATTTGAGTTGCAGGAACAGCGAATACTCGCCTGCGAGCCCAGACCGCATCCACTTGCCAGCCACTCATTTGCCGCAGGCCTGATCCTGCCACCCCTGCGGGGCACAATTGATGTTTGCGAACGCCTGGACATGCTGGAACGTCACCTATGGATCTACGTTGACCATCCCGATGGTACTGGTCGGGTACCAGTACCTGCTCCTTTTGTTGGTGACCTCTTGCTCTGTCTGCAAGATCAGGATGGTCCTTATTGCGTGAACTGGACAATTAAGGGAACTGTAAACGAGTTTCACTTGCGCATAGCGGGCAATAAACCTGCCAAGTCAATTGAGAAGGAAATGGTCGCTGTACGGGCTCGTTACGCCATCGAAGAGCTGTACTACAGAGACGCTCATATCCCAACAGTTCAGATTGTTGACCGTGACATTCCAGAAATGTTCATCCAGAACATAAAGAGCTTTCTGTTGTTAAAACACCGGGCAGCAGATATGGATCAAGAGCTCTATAAAGAGATTTGTGAGCGGCTGCAGGCAAGCATTTTGACCAGCCAACCTCCTTTAGAAATTCTACTTTCAATCATGCATCGCCATGGCCTCACTTTAGAGATAGCCAAGGCTGCATTTTGCCGTGCACTTTGGCAGAGAGACGTCAGGGCCGAATTAATGGACGAGGTCATTCTTATTGACCGCCCGCTGAAATCAGAACGGCGTGATCCGCTCCAGGTATTTAGTACCTGGTTTGTACGTCAACGGCCTTAAGGGGGATATGTCATGCAAACTGGTGCTCAATTATTCTCCCCTGAAGGATTCGAAACACTTAGCAAGGATGTCGTGTATTACTTGTTGCGGAGCGATTCCGCAAGGGAACGCGTCGTGCTAGTCGAATTTAGCAAAATACCGACTTCAGCCAAAGCCCCCATCAAAACCGCTAGCCGTAAGCGAGGAGCCGCATTTGGTTTCCGGCCCGTCCTGCACTTTCTTTCACGTCGTTGCTTCGAACGAGGATTGGACGACGGCCTGATCATACTCTGTGACGAACAGCACGAGTTGCCCCCTTGGTTTTCGGGTATCTCGGTTGACGAGTTGCGAAAGTATGCGGAACCTCGCAAGAATCGTAAGACAAGTCATGAAGAACGCATCGATCGCACGCTAGCCCACTTGTGGCCTCTAGTGCAAAATTTGAATCAAATCCTGGCTGCTGAGTCTCCTGATGCGTTAATGAATGCTCATGCAAGAATGTGCAGTCCGAAGCAAAACGAAACTCGATTACGAACAGCCTTCTACGCTTATATCTGCTTCGGATTCAGTCGGTGGGCATTGCATTATGCTGTACAGCTCATCGGTCAATGGAAGCGCATGGGACGTGACAGGAAGTTTGGTCGGCCCTCACGTATTCGTGGTGCAAATCATGGATACAGTGCGAATGACGCAGAAATGATTCAACGGATGTTGGACGGATATCGCAAATTTGCTGGCCCCGGCCAGCACTTGAGCCGGATTTACCGTCGAACGCTTATTTCGGTGTTTGGTTGCGTCGTACAAACTGATCCAGCCGGACGCAAATCATTTATACATCCTATTGGTAGACCTTTTGCATCAATTGGGCAGTTTGTTTACCGCATTGCCCAAGAATTTCCACTTGAAATTCGCCAAGTATATAAATATGGGCATGCTAGGGTCAGGAACAGTCTGACGCATTCTCAAGGGCATTTTGCAGAAAGTGTCGGAAACCTGATGGAGCGGACCGAACAAGATGCTTATTACTGTAATCAGGTGGCCAGAGGTTATTTGCCAGGAAGTCATCTGCCACCATTGTGGGTTGTTCGTATTCGTTGCATAGGGTCTGGAATGCTCGTCGGAATTGGGTTTTCTGTTGGGGCTGAGACTGCCGCTGCCTACCGCATGGCTTTGTTTTGCGCTGCAATCGGGAAAGTCAAATTTTGCAGTCTATTCGGTGTAGATATTAAACCGGACGATTGGCCGAGTATCGGTATTTCGCCTCATATTATTAATGACCGGGGGCCTGGCAGTACTGCGAAAGCTGATTCTGCTGATCCAGAGCTAAAGCCCACCATCAAAGAGGCAGCGCCAAGCTATGCAGGGCAGTCAAAGGCTTCTGTGGAAACTACACATCCCAAGCAAGTTAAGCGGGAAGGAAAGCCGAGTTATCAAGAAACGAAGCTCTCCATTCCGCAAATTGCAGCACAGGAAATTTTGCGCACTATTGCCGACAACCACAGTATTGATGTGAGTGACCGCCTTAATTATGACGCGCTCAAAGAAGGTGTTTTCCCAACACCGGCTTCGCTTTGGCAGTACCTTGATCGTAAAGGGCGAAACCATGCCGTCACTCCCCATTTCGAAGATGCAGTCAGAGCATATTTAACTTCTATTGAGGTGAGCGTTAGAGACGATGCTGTGTATTTTATGGATGCACGTTTTGATTCAGATGCACTAAAGCATTCTGGGATCTTGCAAATGGCCCACGATCTTGGACGCTACAAACTGAAGGGATACATGCTAGATGTCTGCGTGCGTCATTTATGGATTGATCTGGGAACGCAGCTAATTGAGGTGGATGCCATGCTCAGCATCCGCGACGGGCAAGAACAATTATATATATCTGTTGTTGAGATTGAGCAGTTGCAACAAATAAGACGCGATGGAAGGTTGGAACTGAAGTCGCACCGTCTCGCCGCAAAATCTGAATATGAGGGGGAGTTTGAAACTCAAACTGGCAGGCCTTTTGAGCAAGCAGTGGATAAGCCTGGCCGGTCCCGACGTACTAAAGCGGCTTCTGTACAGGAGCGACAAGAGATCATGGCCTACCTTCGTGCTGCCGGAGGTGGTCGATGAATGAGCAATTTTCTAAGCATGAATGGTTGTATTGGTTTAACCGACTAAATACGGATGAAGCCATTTGGCGGGCAACTTATATGCCAGTTGCACCTGTTACCGAATTGCAATCTATGGGAGTCGAAGAAGCATGTAGAAGGCTTGAACATGCCTGGAAAGAAATATTTTTACCGGGGCCACAGCATATCCATATCCTGCGTAATTTTCTTGATCAAGCTGTTTATTTTTCCTCTTGCGCATACCCAACCATCAAGGACTATATCCGTCAGCGTAGTGGATATAGACGAGATCCATTGAGTGTACCGCCGATTCAATGTTTGACCGGATTGGCTGGAGTGAGTAAGTCATCTTTGATGAAAGCGTTCGCACGCATGTGCCAGCTCGATAACGGTGGCAAATTTGTCACCGAGGGGCATCAGTTGATCTTGCTGCCAGTAAGAAGACTAGGAATAGATGCTCAACCATCCGTGCAAGGCGTACTTAAAGAACTGTCGAATCCCATTGCGTTAGGTGGTAAGAGCATGTCAAATCTAAATGGATTGATGACGCACGTACGAGATTGGTTTTCCGCGACTGCCACTTGTACATTGGTCGCTGACGAGATGCAGTTTTTCACACAGAGTAGTACTGCTAGTACCAAATCTTCGCAACTCATCATGACCCTGGCAAATTTGGGCACTCCACTTATCTTTGTCGCGAACTATTCCCTGGTGAACAAGCTAATTCAGCGTCCCCAAGAAGAGAAGGACCGCTTACTGGCTTCCCCCATTGTGCTGCTTCCACCACAAGCAAATGACTCTTGGTGGGTAGATGTCATCAAGGAATACCTCGCTGTATCGTCAGAGTGCTTTAGGCTGGATGCATTTTCGCATGCGCAAGAACTACATCGCCTGACGGCAGGACTTTTCAGGGCATTACGGAATTTACTTCTTCAGGCATACCGGGAGGCGTTGCGGCGTGGGAAATCGTTCGTGACGATGGATGAAGTTAGATTAGCTTACCGGAGTAGAACTTTTAGCATTCATCGCAAGGACATTGAAGACCTCGCATCTCTGAACGTCTCAAATCTGATGGAAAAAACACGACCGGATTTAGCATGTGCTTTCAGCGAATTAATTAAATCTCCAACAAGTAGACCGGTTACAAAGATTACTTCTGATGGTGGTCGACTTCACTTGCTATCAAGCTTTAATGCATCAAGTGCTTTAGTCGAAAGCACTATGAGCGTTGAAGCGAAAGCCACACTGCACGATTTGCGCCAGGTGTCTCAACTGCCAGTAGAAAAGCGAATCAATGCAAAGGTATCTCGCTTGCCTAAACGTTCACCACTTTCAGCACAGTCATTGCTAGAGGGGGCGCAGCTACTTCGTGACACGCAGTCTAAACCGAAATCTTCATCAAAGACTACTGAGAAATCATTGGAGAAAGTCGATGGAAGCGATCAAAATACAAACTGACTTCCCTAATTTTACAGTTGGCCTTGACCCTTTGCCTGACGAAACGTTATTCAGTTGGTGTAGCCGTTTTCATCGCTTGGCAGCCAATGGCCAGGACAAGAATACTTGCTTGCAACTCTTTGGGGATACGCGCATTGGTTCTGCCCATGACTTTCCAGCTCGTATTGCGGTGCTGGTTACCAGGAGCCATGGTTGTCTGGGAACTGCTTCTGAAATCATTCGTGATCGGACGCTCCTACCATTTTACCTCCCGTTCAAATCGATTGAAGTGGGTAACGAGGCTGTGAGTGCTCTTTGTGGCCCAGGCATCGGGCATTTGAAGTTTCGGCTAGGATTATTAACGAGTGGGGTTGGAGCCGCACATCCTTTGAAAGCATGCCCACAATGTATCTGCAGTGATCTGGACAGACATGGGTGGGCGTATTGGAGGCGTAGCCACCAATTGCCCAGTGTTTGGCTCTGCCCAGAGCATCTTATTCCTTTAAGGGCCTCCAGCTTGAAACTGCTGCAAGTAGCG
This is a stretch of genomic DNA from Undibacterium sp. KW1. It encodes these proteins:
- a CDS encoding helix-turn-helix domain-containing protein, which gives rise to MNTEPWVTAEQVAQHLGVVKETVYRWREHKGLPANRIGRLWKFKLSEVDDWVRAGGAEDKQDLA
- a CDS encoding type I restriction-modification system subunit M, which codes for MNLSSTIKSIQDIMRKDDGVDGDAQRLGQLTWMLFLKVFDQREREWEDDVKDNGKKYMSPLPEDFRWRNWAAYVPSKDGKKHPQIRPNAIIDFVNNKLFPQLKDLNANESLQHAVIRSVFEDANNYMKSGTQLLAVIEKLEEAIHFDDFKERAQLGDVYEQLLNDLRGAGNAGEFYTPRAITQFMVDRVNPRLDKRETVLDPACGTGGFLTAVIDHFRNQLSKKSSAEDKRAIETLIGGIEKKQLPHLLCTTNLLLHGIDVPSQIKRSNTLSVGWNDWRADQRVHCIVTNPPFGGYEDDSVGAGYHHPTKETADLFMQLIVKLLEEDGRAAVVLPDGFLFGDGIKAEIKKRLMQQCKLHTIIRLPKGVFAPYTTIKTNLLFFTKGATLEDDSEHFHTDTIWFYEHAYPKGYKSYSKSKPIRLEEFKPEKEWWGDEANDFADRVENEFAWKVDFKAKRKQADTSAHPHWHRAKELNDQAAELESEVTKLRKSTAGTNDIKHREKIDIQIAEQRTKASSLRLQARDAKAAGDRIYWAIYNLDINNPNVLEEEIHDPDLLLEKYKKLLGEIEETENQLKSELAAALAHHFISENV
- a CDS encoding restriction endonuclease subunit S; translated protein: MDAQQFLAEFGHIANAPGGMAQLRDLVLYFAVTGKLVQQTAVDEHAEILLERMRQTAANRNLKKRGWLAKKINGRRPLKEDSLSIGWVWAELGELGDWGAGSTPLRSNSLYYGGRIPWFKSGELKSDYITKSEEFVSDLAIKECSLRLNVPGDVLIAMYGANIGQTSITGIESTTNQAVCACTPYEGLNNRFLLITLRAMKRHFIGLGVGGAQPNISKEKIVATFVGLPPTKEQARIVAKVDEIMNLCDKLEAQQQARRKLQNNLRQSTLQAIARAVNPPDLQNSWARLSDNFTRLFHTPEDVIDLRQFTMDLAVRGLLTEQCDDDEPASNLLYRIALEHKEMVLKGEMKRPKPIPEIDLTEVPFELPRGWAWARFPEVGLFGRGKSKHRPRNDPKLFTPGIYPLVQTGEVARANDVINEYHSKYSDIGLAQSKLWPKGTLCITIAANIADAAILGFDACFPDSIVGFVPASEIRDEVEYFLLFMKTARERLLAFAPSTAQKNINLEILQSVLVPLPPKAEIKRILLRIKEINALCDVLMNTHKKAQEVGKLLADTSVANITGIAIEQKEESMKAPQTELIAALHLGKAPDIKAQAPLATILVRHNSGMPAKDLWQRFGGEIDAFYAQLKTEVEQGWILEPAVAEMREKQPNPVSV
- a CDS encoding AAA family ATPase codes for the protein MQLQHVRIHAFRNLHELDITFESYLPVSKESATDVLRRPIRSHALIGQNGTGKSNLIEALITIFRDVDLDREAAFDFALTYSIRGHEVRLVADTTRQKRPYVWVDGKAETQGYLLKNRELLPSHIFAYYSGRNERMEALFEEHQRRFNRQQEFTASEKLSGNALASLYRNSEFDADAAAKLHADIENRSKRFGDDTLRRLFYCRGGHSQLVLLACLLSDDPVFQKVLKNLHIESLESALFVLKEPHRLREKRKNGKFDENDLNEGNPRFWYARGNVVSEFLDKLWQVAWAPIEQEATKQIDFRGRSEKQKQLYLFVPSQDKLKQLGDLVGGTDSFFRYAEGAYIGDLIDEVRITVKKRDEHGGKVSFTQLSEGELQMLTVLGLMRITREDHCLFLLDEPDTHLNPIWKLRYFDDIEGVLASDGATLAQGESQILITTHDPMMVGSLKREQVHILRRDGQRTVVDMPDEHPQGMGVTGLLKSELFGLSSTLDIETERRLFRRNELFVKIPRTLEDDAELSRLSAELADLGFSNADFRDPDYALFVRKMAQHRRFRKPTLTRQEQVEQDAIADSIIDEILRESAGK